In Oncorhynchus gorbuscha isolate QuinsamMale2020 ecotype Even-year linkage group LG03, OgorEven_v1.0, whole genome shotgun sequence, the DNA window TCTACCACTGCCGTGGCAAGGACAAGTTCATCCCTCTGGGCTACGCCTCCACAACCTTCTCCATCACAGGTGGGCAGCTGGAACCACAAAATCTTATTTAAACCAAAATTCAACCAACCCTAATTTGACTTCAATTGATCATTTGAAATAATTTGAATTGACTCTCACAAACCTTCACAGCATTGATGACACAACATGACATCTTTTGCCTTTGCTTTGTGCCTCCCCAGACCAGATCCCCTTCGCAGTGTCACTAACTCAAATTAACGATGTGAACGAGGCTGACCAGAGCTTCATCCAGAATCGGGCCATTGCCTTTAGCATCAGCCTCCACGACCCCAGCCAGTACCTCAGCGCCTCAGACGTCACCTTTAACTGGGACTTTGGTGACAACAGTGGCACCCTCATCTCCAGGGAGCACCAGGTCACACATACATACCTCAACACCGGCACATACAGGCCTCAGGTGGTCCTGATGGCAAGCATCCCCAACGGCTGTGACACACCTGCAGACCCCACCGCTGCCAGCCCCACTGGTGAGAGACATCGATTTTCTATTTTACAGCGAATCCATTTATTGGGTCCAATTTTCCCTTTACAAAAGTCAATGCTTATTCAGTATATATAACAGTCATAACTGTTGCCTTTCTTCTTGTGTTTTCAACCAGTGATGCCTATGGATCCCTCCGGTGCTCCTGCCGTTGTTATGGTGGTCTCTACCCTAAGGGCAGCTCCAGCTGACATCGCCCTGGATGTGCCTGCCTCTGAAGTTGCCCCAGCTGAGGCTGCCGACACAGCTGCAACTGACGCTGATGCCACAGACACAGATGCAGCTGCAGCCGAAAACCCAGCCATAGCTGAAAGCACAGACTCAGTGGCAGCCGAAACTGCAGTCGAAGCCGGTGCCACAGCTGAAGCAGCACCCACAGCTGACGACGCAGGCGCAGAGGGAGTCGAGGTGATTGCCTCAGCAGCAGATGATCCAGCCGTAATCCCAGCAACAGAGGACCCTGCCTCTGTCCCTGCAGTAGAAGCCGATGCCACAGCAGAAGACACGGCTGCTGCAGCCATTGAGGTCCCTGCCCCTGTGCCAGCTGTGGAGGGAGCCACAGCTGCCTCCGTCACCCCAGCAACTGAAGAGGCAGCTGCTGTTGATGCTGATGCAGCAGCCGAAACAGCAGTGGTAGATGCGACGGCTGCAGATGTGCCCACCATCAACGCTGCTGCTTCAGTTgctccagttgcagagggagaagAGGCCACAGTGGACCTGATGGCCACAGTCCTCCCAGAGGTCCCAGCTGTAGCCACCGTTACACCCGTGGAGGAGGCAACCGTAGTTGCCGATGCTGAGGTGGTGGCTGAGGTTGCGGCTGCAACAGAGGTAGCCCAGGTCGAGACGGTGGCCCCTGCTGCTAACGTCATTGTTCTTGCCGCCACGGAGGCTGTGGTGGAGGTGGTGCCAGCTGAACTTGCTCTTGAGGCCGAGGCAGAGCTAGAAGCAGAGGTCGTAGAGACAGTGAATGAGGTTGCAGCTGATGCCACTGCAGGTAATCAGTTACTTAGTTACTTAGTCATTCTGTATACAAACAAAAACATGATTTTATCCATTTCATAATATTATTAACTTACTGTATTTTTGTTCCTCTTCAGCACCAGCAGCAGTGACTGCTCCAGTGGAGAGTGAGGTAGCAGCAGAGACTGAGATAGAGGCAGGCACAGAGACACAGGTGGCTCTTGTTGTGGCTAAAAGACAGGCTCCTGAACTTACAGCGGCTGACAACTGTATGATATACCGCTACGGCTCCTTCTCGACCACTGTGGACGTTGTCCGTAAGTCCACATATGTCCAGATACTGTAGTCACAATTGAGATGTAAAATGCAagtgatggttgctaataatgATCTCTCAATCAATCTCATTTCTCAGAGGGTATTGAGAGTGTGGAGATCACCCAGGTGGCCAACGTGGTGTCTCTGGCCACTGAGGTGGTGCAGAATGCTGTGGACCTGACCATCACCTGCCAGGGGAGGTGAGTAGCCAACTAGCAGTGGAAACAGTACCCAAGGGACCGTGCACATTCCTATTGAAATGAGTATTTTGAACATTGCCATCACCTGCACTTTATATCTCCACCTTCTCTTTACATATTACATAGCCTGCCCAATGAAGTGTGCACCATCATCTCAGACGAAGACTGCATCACGCCTGTGGAGACCATCTGTAGCAACGTGACACCCTCCCCAGATTGTCAGATGATCCTTCGCCAGTTCTTCAACGACTCTGGAGTGTTCTGCATCAACGTGTCCCTGACCAATGATGTTAGTCTGGCTGTGGCCAGTGCTAAAGTTAGTGTGACTGTGGGTGAGTGAAATTAACGAACATGTACATAAAACTTCATGAACTGTCAAAACCTTTCCATTTGACATTTCACTGATCGTGGAGTGTACCATACCTTCCTCGAAATGTGTTGTGGTTGCAGGCTCCAACTCCTCCCCAGCAGGCACTGTGGCCGCGGTTCTGGGTGTCATGGTCCTTGTCTGTGTTGCTGGTGCCATTGCTTTGACCTACAAGTGAGTGAAAGACAGTTCTAACCACCGTAAAAGTCAACAAAGTCACACACTTCCTGGTTTCTCCAAATTGATAATTGATTTTTGTTCCACAAAAACTAGTGGTCCACTGAAGATAATTCCACATTATATCCCATGCCATTTCTATCTAAATAAATTATTCATTTTGAAATATTATGTGCGGTTTTATACAATATAATGCACATCTTATTTTTTAACTGTAGCATGAATGCCAGCTAACTTGTGTTTTTCAACCAGGCGGTTTAACCAATACCGTCCACTGAGGGAGGACTCAACTGGCGGCAGCATGGGAAGCTCTGGAAACACGTCTGTGCCGATGCTGCTGTGGAACCTTCTGAGCCGACAGTCACCAGGAGAAAGAAGCCCACTGCTTCAGGGAAGGATGGTGTGAAAACTCATAACCATCTGCACTGATAAAGCACACACTCATGCATGTTAACACTTAAATATCACTCAGACTCACATATCCACTCAGTAACTCTGAAATACGCATATACATGTTAACTCATTGCAGACTCAGACACACAGAGCCACCCTAATGCAGAGACAAAATGCAACAAGAACACTGAAAGCAACTTTAATAAAAaaactataatgtattagaaatGTATACATTTTCAACACAGAACAAAAAAGAAACCCCAAAAGCCAAAATAATGTGTTTGTTTCTGCCGTTGCATCACTTGTGACaaaatattatatttattttGACCCACATACTTTTTTATTTAAGAAATGAAAAACTGATGAACGTTTACAAAAATGTAGCAATTTATGCTATGCTTTTTCTGTTATTACTCACTCTTCCTTAGAATGTAATCATAATGACTGCCTCTTGTAACCTTCCAACACATTCATTTTCTTTGTTAACTGGTCTAATTTGAATTGCCAAAAAAATCACAGCACTGTGATATAACATATATAATGTCACCCCAAAAATAAGCATAAAAATGTAAATTATGTAAGAATCTTCCACTACCGGTATACCTTCATATTTTCCTAGTCCTATCTAAGCTTGCATTCTTGCTTTTGTCCTCCATGCCCTTACTAAACTAGCACTGATTTTCCTGTCCAAAGATCAAGAAATATAAGCGCGTTGAGTGGTTTATTATTGATGTGAGTCTTGATGTCTATTCAGAATTGAACTGTTTTGGGTGTTATCGTTACATTGCCACCAATAAAGAGGAGGAACCCATTCCTGAAGCAGAACAGAGGTTTGGCCACAGGGTGGCATAGTAAAAGTACTGTAGCATTGAAAGGAATTGAGCATTGAAAGTCTAAGGAAAATAGAGGTATTGTAGGAAAGTCCATGCAAATTATAGAGCTCTAATTGTCACCACAATCAATACTAAAGCTGTCTCTTCTTATTGTAAACCAGTTAATGTCAGAAGTAAGATATGATTAAATCTAAAGAACAAGCTATTGCTTTTACGTTATGTATTTCAGATAAAAAATgatatttaagtcatttagcagacgctcttatccagagcgacttacaaattggtgcattcaccttatgacatccagtggacatAAAAGGAACCATGGGAGAAAGAGCgtgcaaatgacttaaatgtaaatgtaaataaataaaaagaaagGCACAACtctattccattaaaaaaattcaTTTAATTTACTTTTGATTCTGTTgacattgctcaacatttctgTTGACATTTTCTGTAGAACGATGTAACAATATGTATGTACATGGTTATTACACTGCAATAATAATAGTTATTATTTATTCTTGGGAAATACTGTGATAAGTCCTGGTGAGTAGCTGATGAAGATCCATTGAATTTAgttgaaaatgtttttaaaatgtaagTAATTTATTATATATCAAAGTCAGAAGAGGACAGAAAGTTGCAGTGTAAAACTGTAAAAAGTAAAACCATTGCAACACCATAACATTCCCTGAACACAACTACAGCATATTTCCTTAACCATTTTCGGGGCCAACGAACATCAtggcatttacattttagtcatttagcagaccctttTTTCTAAAAcaattaggtttaagtgccttgctcaagggctcaTTGATACATTTTCTTCCACCTGGTTGCTcttaatcgctaggctacctgccgccctatcTATGATGTGTGACAGTGCTTGCTAGCAATTTCCAACACTAATAAGGAAAGTTGAGCCATATTAACTTGTAACCAGTGATAAGCTTGCTTGTGATTTGACtagggcggcagagtagcctagtggttagtaaccgaaaggttgcaagttcgaatccctgacaaggtacaaatctgtcgttctgcacctgaacaaggcagttaactcactgttcctaggccatcattgaaaataagaatttgttcttaactgacttgcctagttaaataaaggtaaaataaaaagggTGAATCAATTCACTTTaatactcctctccctcctcctctccctcaatgGAATCGACACCCACCTCTTCATAATCTTTCTCCAGGGCAGCCATGTCCTCCCTGGCCTCAGAGAACTCTCCCTCCTCCATACCCTCACCTACGTACCAGTGCACAAAAGCACGCTTGGCATACATCAGGTCAAACTTGTGGTCAAGACGGGCCCAGGCCTCTGCCACTGCAGTGGTGTTGCTAAGCATGCACACTGCCCACTGGACCTTGGCCAGATCTCCACCAGGTACCACAATTGGTGGCTGGTAGTTGATACCAACCTTGAAACCAGTTGGGCACCAGTCTACAAACTGAATGGAGCGTTTTGTTTTGATGGTGGCAATGGCAGCATTTACATCTTTGGGCACAACGTCGCCACGGTACAGCAGACAGCAGGCCATGTACTTGCCGTGACGTGGGTCACATTTCACCATCTGATTTGCTGGCTCAAAGCAAGCATTTGTGATCTCAGACACTGAGAGCTGCTCATGGTAAGCCTTCTCTGCCGAGATCACTGGGGCATAGGTGGCCAGAGGGAAGTGGATACGGGGATAGGGCACCAAGTTggtctggaactctgtcagatcAACATTGAGGGCACCATCGAATCGGAGGGATGCAGTGATGGAGGACACAATCTGACTGATCAACCTGTTAAGATTAGTGTAGGACGGACACTCGATATCAAGGTTCCTGCGGCAGATGTCATAGATGGCCTCATTGTCTACCATGAAAGCACAATCAGAGTGCTCCAGGGTGGTGTGGGTGGTCAGGATGGCGTTGTAGGGCTCAACAACGGCTGTGGACACCTGGGGAGCTGGGTAGATGGAGAACTCAAGTTTGGACTTCTTGCCATAGTCAACAGACAAGCGCTCCATCAACAGGGAGGTGAAACCAGAACCGGTGCCACCTCCGAAGCTGTGGAAGACCAGGAAGCCCTGGAGGCCAGTGCACTGGtcagcctggagagagagggaggagagatgtttCAGGTCATTATAGTTGGATAAAGATATAGAATGTACAGAGATGCAGAGTGTATGTTAATAAGAGTTGTCACCAGTTTGCGGGTCCTGTCCAGAACAAAGTCAATAATCTCTTTGCCGATGGTGTAATGCCCACGGGCGTAGTTGTTGGCTGCATCCTCCTTCCCAGTGATCAGCTGCTCAGGGTGGAAGAGCTGGCGGTATGTTCCTGTGCGCACCTCATCTGGAGAAATAAATACTTGTTAGCTTTTCCCAAGACTAAGGAGATAGACCAATGTTAACAGAATGTCATTGTTTCAAGACAAAGTGATCTTACCGATGACAGTGGGCTCCAGATCTACAAACACAGCCCTGGGGACGTGCTTTCCAGCTCCAGTCTCACTGAAGAAGGTGTTGAAGGAGTCGTCTCCTCCTCCAATGGTCTTGTCACTGGGCATTTGACCGTCCGGCTGGATCCCGTGCTCCAGACAGTAGAGCTCCCAGCAGGCATTGCCAATCTGGACGCCAGCCTGACCCACGTGGATGGAGATACACTCACGctcgagaaagaggagagagagagcaatttaTTGCATCCCACTGCACACAATCAAGGTAAATGTTAATGATGTCACCAAAGCGTTCTCATGTGTATTAATAGCATCAAAATAGTATCCACTCTCCTTAATGTCTAATCCAATGCAAATTAGATTCTTGCACTCTTTTCATTTAGTATATTACtcatttattaggatccccatgagCTTTTGCTAAagcggcagctactcttcctgaagGGTGAACTGAAATTCAGTAAGGTTGCATTTTCACGCACTGCAGCTATTCCACACAATCATTCCCACTGTTCTGAGAGCATAAATGGCATTGAGAAAGTGGGAAAAATGGGAATTGTGCCATTTTAAGGTACTGCCCCGAGATTGAAgtctgcagcagagagaggatCAAAAGCTGCAGCATGGGCTGAACCATGATGAATCACGCAaccatccccccctcctccctcacactcctccccttcccccttcccttcctccctccaacctccctcccttcccccttcccttcctccctcctactGTTCCCAAGGGATTTTCTTGCAGATGTCCGTTGCTAAGCAACTGGGAACTAGCAGGAAACCGTTTGTGGTTTTGCAAAGGAGGGGTTGGTTTGTGCACTTTCCATAAAAAAATTATGATTTAGATTTGTCTATAATGTGCATACACCTAGGGACACTCAACAGCTATGGCGCTCTATAATATCTATAGGTCATTGTACAGAACTACCTGCAGATATTTTCACCAATCCGAAGGCTATTTGATTTTTCTGTTGGGCAAATCACTCACATCTCATGTTGCAAAATGGAATACACTACAGATTCTACAGTGCATAGATTTAACAGTAATGCCATTATAGAACTAGTAGCCTTTTATGTGCAGCGAGTACACTTCAACCGGCGACTGTTATATCAAATTTGCTTCTCTCTGGTTGGAAAGAAGCTGCCTGGAGAGCTAATCTAAACATGAACATGGAAAGACCAGGGTGCAGCGGGCTACAATGGCCTATACACAAATCCATGTGAAAAAGACCACCTCAGAGAAAGATCttaacccttagccctccccctgtCAGGTGTCATTCTGGAGACCATATGCACCAGCAGAAAAAGCTCCCCACCAGCCCCCATTGATTAACTAATAAGGTTCACCTAAGTCTGTTATTTTCCTATATAGGCTACTTCCCTCCGAAAATAAAGAGTTAGATCATTTTAAATGGCCATTGGAACGTCAATATTGATTAAACTGTTCCACAGTAAGTAGTAGTTTGGTAACGTTGGTTTGTTTCTAGAACTGTTCGGTACATTTGATCAATGTGATCCCTTTTCTGCCTATTTCATTCACCTTACCTTGTATCGCTTTAAGGCTAAAGTATGCGCACCATTGGAAATTTGAGGGAGGCCAACAGAATGTGTAAACATCCACCGGTGCCTTCTAGTCAAAATCAAATTAACGCATCAAATTTACATAGAGTAGTTTATAGCACACCGCATATTATAGACTATAACCTAACATTGATGGCTATAGTACTAGATATTAAACTACCGGAATGTGTCAAAATGCTAACTATCAGAATAAATGTCTTCTCAACGTAATAGTCTCCATTTCAAGGTGGGCGCGCCTCACACGATCATGAAAATGCACACTATCAAGGCGGCAGAGGTTTGGTTGATGAGATCTGGAAAGTTCTTCTATCCCCGGTTCGTTAtcgcattaaaaaaaatatttggtaGTCAAACTTGAACTTAGTAGTATTTTATAATAGCAAATTATATTCGAATGACAATTAAGGCTAAGATAATTCGTCTGTATCGTCCTCGGTCCGTAGCCCGCCAAAGGTAACGGGAATCAACTCACGTCAATCACCCGAGCTTTCCTTTTCGCAAAGCACAAAGTAACGAATGTTTCAATTGAATCGACATGAGCATCTTCACTATATGAATTTGTAGTAAACATACAATTGAAAGTAAGGTTCTATAGGCAATAGTGTGTTTCTTCGACAGTTTGAAGCATATCCTATCATATTATGGTGGTCAAATACATCAGTGACCACTTATTTCAGCCACAATATGAATGTAGCCATACACTCTATGAAACAAAATGTTAGGCAATGTAACGAGATTGATGGAGTGGATGAGTAGCTAGCACCACCATGAGTAAAATGAGAGATGAACACACAACATAAATAAACAGACAACTTTCTAAATGTAAACTGTACTCACCATTTTTTACTGACAGATATGAGTTGtagagaaatatatatttttttaaaagttTAAATAATGTTCTATTCGGTTGAGAGAGATGTTACTTTATCCGACAGTTAAGAGTCGATGTAGTAACTGATCTTAAACACTGTGGCGCGCTAGTATTTGTAGAATCGCAAGGGGGCTGAGCCAGCAACATTAATAAATTAGGAAGAGGAGAGGATCTCGACAGCGTGCCTAGGCATGAGGCCTATG includes these proteins:
- the LOC124031197 gene encoding protein QNR-71-like, coding for MKTVLIVLVLALLSAALGAKPKTRFTRYRSWNSGIYPVWKDGDSRYRDCWTGGEVTFDVKNDAPTLTGAKATFNIDLRFPSNQTVLPDGQVVWARNCTVNGTQYRQGQAVYPDQVSGPSGEYSGVFPDGTPFTGTADRKPHYVFVWKTWGRYWQVADGSSSSLTIGTDNVPLGSYNMEVVIYHCRGKDKFIPLGYASTTFSITDQIPFAVSLTQINDVNEADQSFIQNRAIAFSISLHDPSQYLSASDVTFNWDFGDNSGTLISREHQVTHTYLNTGTYRPQVVLMASIPNGCDTPADPTAASPTVMPMDPSGAPAVVMVVSTLRAAPADIALDVPASEVAPAEAADTAATDADATDTDAAAAENPAIAESTDSVAAETAVEAGATAEAAPTADDAGAEGVEVIASAADDPAVIPATEDPASVPAVEADATAEDTAAAAIEVPAPVPAVEGATAASVTPATEEAAAVDADAAAETAVVDATAADVPTINAAASVAPVAEGEEATVDLMATVLPEVPAVATVTPVEEATVVADAEVVAEVAAATEVAQVETVAPAANVIVLAATEAVVEVVPAELALEAEAELEAEVVETVNEVAADATAAPAAVTAPVESEVAAETEIEAGTETQVALVVAKRQAPELTAADNCMIYRYGSFSTTVDVVQGIESVEITQVANVVSLATEVVQNAVDLTITCQGSLPNEVCTIISDEDCITPVETICSNVTPSPDCQMILRQFFNDSGVFCINVSLTNDVSLAVASAKVSVTVGSNSSPAGTVAAVLGVMVLVCVAGAIALTYKRFNQYRPLREDSTGGSMGSSGNTSVPMLLWNLLSRQSPGERSPLLQGRMV
- the LOC124031199 gene encoding tubulin alpha chain-like; translated protein: MRECISIHVGQAGVQIGNACWELYCLEHGIQPDGQMPSDKTIGGGDDSFNTFFSETGAGKHVPRAVFVDLEPTVIDEVRTGTYRQLFHPEQLITGKEDAANNYARGHYTIGKEIIDFVLDRTRKLADQCTGLQGFLVFHSFGGGTGSGFTSLLMERLSVDYGKKSKLEFSIYPAPQVSTAVVEPYNAILTTHTTLEHSDCAFMVDNEAIYDICRRNLDIECPSYTNLNRLISQIVSSITASLRFDGALNVDLTEFQTNLVPYPRIHFPLATYAPVISAEKAYHEQLSVSEITNACFEPANQMVKCDPRHGKYMACCLLYRGDVVPKDVNAAIATIKTKRSIQFVDWCPTGFKVGINYQPPIVVPGGDLAKVQWAVCMLSNTTAVAEAWARLDHKFDLMYAKRAFVHWYVGEGMEEGEFSEAREDMAALEKDYEEVGVDSIEGEEEGEEY